A single Pseudomonas sp. HN11 DNA region contains:
- the gntB gene encoding guanitoxin biosynthesis L-arginine gamma (S) hydroxylase produces the protein MSNVTKFNPANEVKQRLRALYKKDNWHWILAVLADLAVIALAVFFADRYNYLYPLALLFIGSRQRALASLLHEAAHMTLTQSKKLNKIIGEYLLGYPIFQNYEAYRRSHVQLHHHNLGDPHKDPDHRYYIESGLYNATDRFDFLIGHLLKSLTLANTYRYFLYLVKNRAGDILANPSQGLKLLAVHTVLLLVFSYFIGPWAYVLFWLVPYFTVFQVIGWLSEVSEHFGMFGLYHEEVQLTRNRFPTLIERSIIGMHGDNYHLTHHLFAGIPFWNLKKAHQVLMDDERYAAANQGCGGIFTAKGDAKSSIDQIFEAYRSGKISAVAIAQ, from the coding sequence ATGAGTAACGTAACCAAGTTCAATCCTGCCAATGAAGTGAAACAGCGATTGCGTGCACTTTACAAAAAGGACAATTGGCATTGGATATTGGCGGTGCTTGCCGATTTGGCCGTTATCGCACTGGCGGTTTTTTTTGCGGATCGCTACAACTATTTGTACCCACTGGCGCTGCTGTTCATAGGCTCCCGACAACGGGCATTAGCTTCGCTTCTGCACGAAGCAGCACACATGACGCTGACCCAGAGCAAAAAGCTCAACAAAATCATCGGAGAGTATTTACTCGGCTACCCGATCTTTCAAAATTATGAGGCTTACCGTCGCTCCCATGTGCAGCTTCACCACCACAACCTCGGTGACCCCCATAAGGACCCGGACCATCGCTATTACATCGAGTCGGGCCTGTATAACGCGACCGACCGCTTCGACTTCCTGATCGGGCATTTACTCAAAAGCCTGACGCTGGCCAATACCTATCGTTACTTCCTCTACCTGGTGAAGAACCGTGCCGGGGATATCCTGGCCAACCCGTCGCAGGGGCTGAAATTGCTGGCTGTTCACACAGTGCTGCTGCTGGTGTTCAGCTACTTCATCGGCCCATGGGCTTATGTGCTGTTTTGGCTGGTGCCCTATTTCACGGTGTTCCAGGTGATTGGCTGGTTGTCCGAAGTCTCTGAGCACTTCGGTATGTTTGGCCTCTACCACGAAGAGGTGCAACTGACCCGCAATCGCTTCCCCACGCTGATTGAGCGCTCGATCATCGGCATGCATGGCGATAACTACCACCTGACCCATCACCTGTTTGCCGGCATCCCGTTCTGGAACTTGAAGAAAGCGCACCAGGTGTTGATGGACGACGAGCGTTACGCCGCCGCCAACCAAGGTTGCGGTGGGATTTTCACGGCGAAGGGCGACGCGAAATCCAGCATCGATCAAATTTTCGAGGCCTATCGCAGCGGAAAGATCAGCGCAGTCGCCATCGCCCAGTAA
- a CDS encoding MFS transporter, producing MKHVSEGLVGQSQAKVYDRPVILLLSATFILTVARALALPYLVIYFSEAFGLGVADIGLAVGGALIVSSILGVYGGFLVDKFSNYRVMLAAATVFSLAFAVAFQVTSLVPFIIAIVVVNLAYAVVDIAVKSGIGFLVAPDKRGGVFSLKYTLTNVGYAVGPFLGVIFAKVSPGLPFAVAALIGVLFVVLYALVGGRIPRASGSASDGSGTSFANVLVHLVRNYRLVCFTIGGILSAIVFGQFTAYLSQYLIVTSDPQNAYRIINYLVTTNACVVIGLQYLIGSRINQHNLFRMLMLGMLFFVVGLMGFAYAQLPIIWVLAMIVFTVGEIIIIPAEYLFIDYIAPEDMRGVYYGAQNLSNLGAALGPVLCGVALSFYAPQAMFYVLSMCIVVASGFYFMGSRHRAD from the coding sequence ATGAAGCACGTCTCGGAGGGGCTGGTAGGCCAGAGTCAAGCCAAAGTCTATGACAGACCTGTGATCCTGCTGCTGTCGGCGACCTTTATCCTGACGGTTGCCAGGGCGTTGGCGTTGCCCTATCTGGTTATTTACTTCTCCGAGGCGTTTGGGCTGGGAGTCGCAGATATCGGTCTTGCGGTCGGCGGGGCGTTGATCGTCAGTTCAATCCTCGGGGTGTATGGCGGGTTTTTGGTGGACAAGTTCTCCAACTACCGGGTCATGCTCGCTGCTGCGACGGTGTTCTCGCTCGCGTTCGCGGTGGCTTTTCAAGTCACCAGCCTGGTGCCGTTCATCATCGCAATTGTGGTGGTGAACCTGGCCTATGCGGTGGTGGATATCGCGGTCAAATCCGGCATAGGTTTTTTGGTGGCGCCAGACAAGCGCGGGGGCGTGTTTTCGCTGAAGTACACCTTGACCAACGTGGGCTATGCCGTTGGCCCTTTTCTGGGGGTGATCTTTGCCAAGGTCAGTCCAGGGCTGCCGTTTGCAGTGGCGGCGTTGATCGGGGTGCTTTTTGTCGTGCTGTATGCGCTGGTGGGCGGTCGGATTCCTCGGGCGTCCGGCAGTGCGAGTGACGGTAGCGGAACGAGTTTCGCCAACGTATTGGTGCATCTGGTGAGGAACTACCGGCTGGTGTGTTTCACGATCGGCGGCATTCTCAGCGCCATTGTGTTCGGGCAGTTCACGGCCTACTTGTCGCAATACCTGATCGTGACCAGCGACCCGCAGAACGCGTACCGGATTATCAATTACCTGGTCACCACCAACGCCTGTGTGGTTATCGGTCTCCAATACCTGATCGGCTCCCGGATCAACCAGCACAACCTGTTTCGCATGTTGATGTTGGGCATGCTGTTCTTTGTAGTCGGGCTGATGGGGTTTGCCTATGCGCAGCTACCGATTATCTGGGTACTTGCGATGATTGTTTTTACCGTGGGCGAAATTATCATTATTCCGGCGGAATACTTGTTTATTGATTACATAGCACCGGAGGACATGCGCGGTGTTTACTACGGCGCGCAGAACTTGTCGAACTTGGGGGCTGCCCTGGGGCCGGTGTTATGCGGCGTTGCGTTATCGTTCTATGCGCCCCAGGCGATGTTCTATGTCTTGTCCATGTGCATCGTGGTCGCGAGCGGTTTCTATTTTATGGGCTCCCGGCACAGGGCTGATTGA
- a CDS encoding aminotransferase class V-fold PLP-dependent enzyme — protein sequence MIHFNTAGAGRVSAETLGLMQAYLQEEHEVGAYETELSHAETLDGEVYENIARLLGANARNIALFDGATKAWVTALNALPWAKGARAVVTPYEYAGNLIALSELQRRYGIKVDVMPLLANGDLDLQWLAQHMSAQVMLVSVVHVPSCCGIVNDVEAVGNILRDYPCFYFVDACQSAGMLPLEVQAMGADVLTAAGRKFLCGPRGTGFAYLSDDFMAAAQPRFTDLSRANVDVRGVVSLETDDARRYEYAERNNAAVVGLNQAIKERLSVAHNIERGTYRFLYQQLVQAPHISVIAPGTQQAGIVAFTHARYSATELVAYMRKQGVNGWPGYAAHTPYYMLGQGYDRFVRLSINNKNSLEDVQVFMELLAKL from the coding sequence ATGATTCACTTTAATACTGCAGGGGCGGGCCGCGTCTCCGCTGAAACGTTGGGTTTGATGCAGGCTTACCTGCAAGAAGAACATGAAGTCGGCGCTTATGAAACCGAGCTGTCCCATGCCGAAACGCTGGACGGTGAAGTCTATGAAAACATTGCTCGGTTACTCGGCGCCAATGCCCGCAATATTGCACTTTTCGATGGCGCTACAAAGGCTTGGGTAACGGCATTGAACGCCTTGCCCTGGGCCAAGGGCGCGCGCGCCGTGGTCACCCCCTATGAGTACGCTGGCAACCTGATTGCACTCTCCGAGTTGCAACGCCGGTACGGTATCAAGGTTGACGTGATGCCGCTGCTGGCAAATGGCGATCTGGATCTGCAATGGCTGGCGCAACACATGAGTGCGCAAGTCATGTTGGTCTCGGTGGTGCATGTGCCGTCGTGCTGCGGCATCGTGAATGATGTCGAGGCGGTGGGTAATATCTTGCGTGATTACCCTTGCTTCTACTTTGTCGATGCCTGTCAATCGGCGGGCATGCTGCCCCTGGAGGTGCAGGCGATGGGCGCCGATGTGCTGACCGCGGCGGGCAGAAAGTTTCTCTGCGGGCCCAGGGGCACGGGCTTTGCCTACCTGTCCGACGATTTTATGGCGGCTGCACAACCGCGCTTCACGGATTTGAGCAGGGCCAATGTTGATGTGCGCGGGGTGGTGAGCCTGGAGACCGACGATGCCCGACGTTATGAATATGCCGAGCGCAACAATGCGGCGGTGGTTGGGTTGAACCAGGCGATCAAAGAACGTCTATCCGTTGCACATAACATTGAGCGCGGGACCTACCGGTTTCTTTATCAGCAACTGGTACAGGCGCCGCACATCAGTGTCATTGCTCCAGGCACACAACAAGCGGGAATTGTCGCCTTTACCCATGCTCGTTATTCGGCAACCGAACTGGTTGCTTATATGCGCAAGCAGGGTGTGAACGGCTGGCCGGGATATGCCGCGCACACGCCGTATTATATGTTGGGGCAGGGGTACGATCGCTTCGTGCGCCTTTCGATTAATAATAAAAACAGTCTTGAAGATGTGCAGGTGTTCATGGAGCTGTTGGCGAAACTGTAA
- a CDS encoding threonine aldolase family protein codes for MFIDLRSDTVTKPTEGMRKAIYQAEVGDECFGEDPSVRALEEFCAHYFQKEAALFTTGGTLSNQLAIKSLTQPGDEIFLDASYHINYYEAAATSAFSGVNFSLSSHDNGLFDVSDLQKLYASRCRWNQNYALPRVVVIENTLGCKGGAIFPLAQMNEVFGYAKTIDAYRYLDGARILHASIASGIDVTSYTENADLMSMCLSKALGAPVGSIMVGSKELIQRAKKYRKWFGGDLHQAGMMAAAGLYAMHNNIERLAEDHEHAALLHRLLSDIEETPAYYKGTNMVTLDISALGITPMQFGTHLSQQGVGGLPYNAREMRFMPHINISRADVLKAAGIIKAAVRELSSTREAVK; via the coding sequence ATGTTTATCGATCTCAGAAGCGATACGGTCACCAAGCCAACGGAAGGCATGCGCAAAGCTATTTACCAGGCGGAAGTCGGGGATGAATGTTTCGGCGAAGACCCGAGTGTGCGTGCACTTGAAGAGTTCTGTGCCCATTACTTTCAGAAGGAAGCGGCGCTCTTCACCACGGGTGGCACACTGAGTAACCAGTTGGCAATCAAGTCCCTTACCCAGCCGGGTGATGAAATTTTTCTGGATGCCTCATACCACATCAACTATTACGAGGCCGCCGCTACCTCGGCGTTTTCCGGGGTCAACTTCTCATTGTCGTCCCACGACAACGGGTTGTTTGATGTCAGTGATCTGCAAAAGCTGTATGCCTCGCGCTGCCGTTGGAATCAGAATTACGCCTTGCCGCGCGTGGTGGTGATTGAAAACACCCTTGGATGCAAAGGCGGGGCGATTTTTCCTCTGGCGCAGATGAACGAAGTTTTCGGTTATGCCAAGACTATCGACGCCTATCGTTACCTGGATGGTGCCCGCATCCTGCATGCCTCTATCGCTTCGGGCATTGATGTGACGTCCTATACGGAAAACGCCGACCTCATGTCCATGTGTTTGTCCAAGGCCCTTGGCGCACCCGTCGGTTCGATCATGGTGGGTTCCAAAGAGCTGATACAACGCGCCAAGAAGTACCGTAAATGGTTTGGCGGCGATCTTCATCAGGCCGGCATGATGGCCGCTGCCGGGCTCTATGCGATGCACAATAATATTGAACGCCTGGCCGAAGATCATGAGCATGCGGCCCTGCTGCACCGTTTGCTCAGCGATATCGAAGAGACGCCTGCGTACTACAAGGGGACCAATATGGTGACCCTGGATATTTCTGCGCTGGGTATCACACCGATGCAATTCGGTACGCACCTGAGCCAACAAGGTGTCGGCGGCCTGCCCTATAACGCGAGGGAAATGCGTTTTATGCCGCATATCAATATCAGCCGCGCCGACGTCCTCAAGGCGGCGGGGATAATCAAAGCCGCCGTGCGTGAATTGAGTTCAACACGGGAGGCCGTCAAATGA
- a CDS encoding sulfite reductase flavoprotein subunit alpha, producing MLKKTLFQLHWFFGITAGLVLALMGVTGAAVSFQDEILRAINPSVLTVEKREAGVLPPAELVRKLETTEGKTVAMLFVESESGNAARVFFTPPPGERRGQLRYFDPYTGDYMGDVVGQDVFGFLLQLHRFLTMGDTGRNITGACTLILVFFCLSGLYLRWPRQVASWRAWLILDWRKKGRAFNWDLHSVFGTWCLLAYLLSAVTGLYWSYDWYSQGLTKLLSDAPQNERVRKRGPAPEGPAPVANYDAIWSSIYSNAGPGLSAYNIRMPAVAGQPAIVYYLLEKSPHDRALNQINLDPATGEVKSHDRYASKSFGSRLLTSVYALHTGSYFGLAGRIVLTVSSVLMPLFFITGWLLYLDRRRKKRQVRDARKGLTANRSDAPAWLIGFASQSGFAEQLAWQTAGQLQAAGLPVKVQSLGSVSQDDLRQSENALFVVSTFGDGEAPDSARGFERSVLGQDVSLKGLNYSVLALGDRQYEHFCGFARRLHFWLTNQGGNPLFAPVEVDSGDTTALLNWQQQLGQLTGHAPVAAWPTAQYENWTLSQRTRLNHDSSGSDVYLLGLTSPSPQSWQAGDLVEVLPRNCPWAIEHFLEGLGLAGSEGVLIEGLAQSLSQALATRQLPDNRAHLVGLHAQALANALVPLGMREYSIASIASDGVLELIVRQERHVDGSLGLASGWLTEHAALGSSISLRLRRNSGFHLPDVPVPLILVGNGTGLAGLRSLLKARIADGQQRNWLLFGERNIKHDFLCQNELQGWLASGDLALLDLAFSRDQEEKIYVQDRLRESAEVLRKWLNQGAAIYVCGSLQGMAAGVDQALVDVVGSEAVERLIEQGRYRRDVY from the coding sequence GTGTTGAAGAAAACCCTGTTCCAGTTGCACTGGTTCTTCGGCATTACCGCCGGGCTGGTGCTGGCCTTGATGGGGGTCACCGGGGCTGCGGTCTCGTTTCAGGATGAAATTCTGCGGGCAATCAACCCCAGCGTATTGACCGTGGAAAAGCGTGAGGCCGGCGTACTACCCCCCGCCGAACTGGTGCGTAAACTGGAAACCACCGAAGGCAAGACCGTGGCCATGCTGTTCGTGGAGAGCGAGAGCGGCAACGCCGCTCGCGTATTCTTCACGCCGCCCCCCGGCGAGCGCCGTGGCCAGTTGCGCTATTTCGATCCCTACACCGGTGACTACATGGGCGACGTGGTCGGCCAGGATGTCTTCGGCTTCCTGCTGCAACTCCACCGTTTCCTGACGATGGGCGATACCGGACGCAACATCACCGGCGCGTGCACATTGATCCTGGTGTTCTTTTGCCTCTCCGGTCTGTACCTGCGCTGGCCGCGCCAGGTGGCGAGCTGGCGTGCCTGGCTGATCTTGGACTGGCGTAAAAAGGGTCGTGCGTTCAATTGGGACCTACACTCGGTATTCGGCACTTGGTGTCTACTGGCGTACTTACTCTCGGCAGTGACTGGGCTGTATTGGTCCTACGACTGGTACAGCCAGGGGTTGACCAAACTGCTGTCCGACGCCCCGCAAAATGAACGGGTGCGCAAGCGGGGGCCGGCTCCTGAAGGTCCGGCGCCGGTGGCCAATTACGATGCGATCTGGAGCAGTATCTACAGCAACGCCGGCCCTGGCTTGAGTGCCTACAACATCCGTATGCCAGCCGTTGCCGGGCAACCGGCGATCGTCTACTACCTGCTGGAAAAGTCGCCCCATGACCGGGCGCTGAACCAGATCAACCTGGATCCGGCCACCGGCGAGGTCAAATCCCATGACCGCTATGCTAGCAAGTCCTTCGGCTCGCGACTGCTGACCAGCGTCTACGCGCTGCACACCGGCAGCTACTTCGGCCTGGCGGGGCGGATCGTCCTCACCGTCAGCTCGGTGCTGATGCCGCTGTTCTTTATCACCGGCTGGTTGCTGTACCTCGACCGACGCCGCAAAAAACGCCAAGTGCGTGATGCGCGTAAAGGCCTTACGGCCAACCGCAGCGACGCGCCGGCCTGGCTGATCGGCTTTGCCAGCCAGAGCGGATTTGCCGAACAACTGGCCTGGCAGACGGCCGGCCAATTGCAGGCCGCCGGGTTGCCGGTGAAGGTGCAGTCGTTGGGTAGCGTCAGCCAGGATGACTTGCGTCAGTCAGAAAATGCGCTGTTCGTGGTAAGTACCTTCGGCGACGGCGAAGCACCCGACAGTGCTCGTGGTTTCGAGCGCAGCGTGCTCGGCCAGGACGTGTCCCTCAAGGGCCTGAACTACTCGGTGCTGGCCCTGGGTGATCGCCAGTACGAACACTTCTGCGGTTTTGCGCGACGCCTGCATTTCTGGTTGACGAACCAGGGGGGCAACCCGTTGTTTGCTCCCGTGGAAGTCGACAGTGGTGACACCACTGCCCTGCTCAATTGGCAACAACAGCTTGGGCAACTGACTGGCCACGCCCCGGTGGCCGCTTGGCCAACCGCCCAATATGAAAACTGGACGCTCAGCCAACGCACCCGGTTGAATCACGACAGCAGCGGCTCGGACGTATATCTGCTGGGCCTCACGTCGCCGTCGCCACAAAGCTGGCAAGCCGGCGACCTGGTGGAAGTGCTGCCACGCAATTGCCCCTGGGCCATCGAGCACTTCCTCGAAGGCCTGGGCCTGGCGGGCAGCGAAGGCGTATTGATCGAGGGTTTGGCGCAGTCCCTCAGCCAGGCCCTGGCCACCCGCCAACTGCCGGACAACCGCGCTCATCTGGTCGGCCTGCATGCCCAGGCGCTGGCAAACGCGCTGGTGCCCTTGGGCATGCGCGAGTACTCGATCGCCTCGATCGCCAGCGATGGCGTGCTGGAGCTGATCGTGCGTCAGGAGCGCCACGTCGATGGCAGCCTGGGGCTGGCAAGTGGCTGGCTCACTGAGCACGCCGCCCTCGGTTCCAGCATCAGCCTGCGCCTGCGCCGTAACAGTGGTTTCCATCTACCGGACGTGCCCGTGCCACTGATCCTGGTGGGCAACGGCACCGGCCTGGCCGGCCTGCGCAGCTTGCTCAAGGCGCGCATTGCCGACGGCCAGCAACGTAACTGGCTGCTGTTCGGTGAACGCAATATCAAGCATGACTTCCTCTGTCAAAACGAACTGCAAGGCTGGCTGGCCAGTGGGGATCTGGCGCTGTTGGACCTGGCGTTTTCCCGCGACCAGGAGGAAAAAATCTACGTGCAGGATCGCCTGCGTGAATCGGCTGAGGTGCTGCGTAAGTGGCTGAACCAAGGCGCGGCGATTTATGTGTGCGGCAGCTTGCAAGGGATGGCGGCCGGGGTGGATCAGGCGTTGGTGGACGTCGTCGGCAGTGAGGCTGTGGAGCGGTTGATCGAGCAAGGCCGCTACCGGCGCGACGTTTACTGA
- a CDS encoding LysR family transcriptional regulator, with protein MFSSERLKGIDVFVCVSETGSFKAAAERMNLTGSAISKSVARLETRLGTRLFQRTTRRLALTDAGIAFYRTCIGVLADLEEAELSLQVDNIEPRGRIRIDLPGAFGRAQVLPTLLRFMQDHPLLIPHITFSDGLIDPFQEGVDVVVRIGGADVWPERVGHRYLASEWHTFCASPSYLAKHGMPLTEQDLEHHQCIAYGWVDGNITPWSFAGDHPGAIKRQPVPARLVIGNGEGLLMAVLAGCGIAQLPSWLINQQLEEGTLVEVLPHLATEGIPINLAWVKSRQSLPKVSALLDALTASLTPVGGILGGLRRT; from the coding sequence ATGTTTTCCTCGGAGCGCTTGAAAGGGATTGATGTGTTCGTTTGCGTCTCGGAAACCGGCAGCTTCAAGGCCGCTGCCGAGAGAATGAATTTGACAGGCTCCGCTATCAGTAAAAGTGTCGCCCGGCTGGAGACCCGATTGGGCACTCGGCTTTTTCAACGCACTACCCGACGCCTGGCGCTGACCGATGCGGGGATCGCGTTCTATCGCACCTGCATCGGTGTGCTCGCCGACCTTGAAGAGGCAGAGTTGTCACTGCAAGTCGACAATATCGAGCCACGTGGCCGTATTCGAATCGACCTTCCCGGCGCATTCGGCCGCGCACAAGTGCTACCGACGCTCCTGCGGTTCATGCAGGATCATCCGCTGCTGATACCGCATATCACGTTCTCCGACGGGTTGATCGACCCGTTCCAGGAGGGCGTGGACGTGGTCGTGCGCATTGGCGGCGCCGATGTCTGGCCCGAAAGAGTGGGCCACCGTTACCTGGCCAGTGAGTGGCATACCTTCTGTGCATCCCCAAGCTATTTGGCCAAGCACGGCATGCCACTCACGGAGCAGGACCTGGAGCATCACCAGTGCATCGCCTATGGCTGGGTGGATGGCAATATCACCCCGTGGAGTTTTGCAGGGGACCATCCTGGCGCCATTAAACGCCAGCCGGTACCCGCCCGGTTGGTGATCGGCAATGGCGAAGGTTTGTTGATGGCGGTACTGGCGGGCTGTGGTATCGCGCAATTGCCATCGTGGCTGATTAATCAGCAGTTGGAAGAAGGAACATTGGTGGAAGTATTGCCCCATCTGGCCACCGAGGGCATCCCGATCAACCTTGCCTGGGTCAAAAGCCGTCAGTCGCTGCCAAAGGTCAGTGCCTTGCTGGACGCATTGACCGCCAGCCTGACACCAGTGGGTGGCATATTAGGGGGGCTTAGACGAACGTGA
- a CDS encoding proline dehydrogenase family protein, producing the protein MLSKEVYTLACAGLKKLALNQECRDAFDKNSLFFRLFERAAHRYIIASDAQELSRKLQVLALKGYQLGVEYVGEENHDPQVVKSFVSEYLNAIQGFARAGLKPQLGFDLSAVGMLISQETAYHNAATILSAAAEHDIPVMISMEHSSAVDKIFEVYAELAPAHHNVGITVQAHLHRTVEDLPRIISYGRKVRLVKGVYNESPEVALPRGEELDKRYLTLLDDLLAAHVSVSCATQDPNLIKRLFDGAYHSKIDELEMLHGVQPEVLRRAKDEGLTCRIAAVYGDSWYLHFLHRLAESPDNVLEALADFYDPSRITFGAGY; encoded by the coding sequence ATGCTTTCCAAGGAAGTTTATACACTGGCATGTGCAGGGTTGAAAAAGTTGGCACTTAACCAGGAGTGTCGTGACGCGTTCGATAAAAACTCTTTGTTTTTCAGGTTGTTCGAGCGCGCTGCGCATCGCTACATTATCGCGTCGGACGCACAGGAACTGAGCCGCAAGTTGCAGGTGCTCGCCTTAAAAGGCTATCAACTGGGTGTTGAATATGTGGGTGAAGAAAATCATGATCCCCAGGTTGTAAAAAGTTTCGTCAGCGAGTACCTGAATGCCATCCAAGGGTTTGCCCGCGCTGGTTTAAAACCGCAGTTGGGGTTTGATCTAAGTGCTGTGGGCATGCTCATTTCCCAGGAAACGGCTTATCACAATGCTGCCACTATTTTGTCGGCGGCGGCTGAACACGACATCCCCGTCATGATCAGCATGGAGCACTCTTCGGCCGTCGATAAGATTTTTGAAGTATATGCCGAACTTGCCCCGGCTCATCATAATGTCGGTATTACCGTGCAGGCGCATTTGCATAGAACTGTCGAGGATTTGCCGCGCATCATCAGCTATGGACGTAAAGTCAGATTGGTCAAAGGCGTTTACAACGAGTCACCCGAAGTTGCGCTGCCCCGTGGTGAAGAACTGGATAAACGCTACCTGACGTTACTTGATGACTTACTGGCCGCCCATGTGTCGGTAAGTTGCGCGACGCAAGATCCAAACTTGATCAAGCGTCTTTTCGACGGTGCTTATCACTCGAAGATCGATGAACTGGAAATGCTCCACGGCGTGCAACCGGAGGTGTTGCGCCGCGCCAAGGACGAAGGCCTGACCTGCCGGATTGCCGCCGTGTATGGCGATAGCTGGTACCTGCATTTCCTGCATCGCCTGGCGGAATCGCCAGACAACGTCCTTGAGGCACTCGCCGACTTCTACGACCCCTCTCGTATCACCTTTGGCGCTGGTTATTAA
- a CDS encoding alkaline phosphatase D family protein, whose amino-acid sequence MSHFDLGRRRVMQAVGAGLLLPGLAPAVIASVKDRPQLTDGVQSGDLLGDRAMIWSRSDRPARMVVEWDTRSVFSNPRKFVSPLADNRTDFTARVELTGLPADQAIFYRVHFEDAQTGVASEPWFGHLRSVPQQRRDIRFVWSGDTVGQGFGINPDIGGMRIYEAMRLRLPDFFIHSGDTIYADGPVPAQLTTENGRIWRNITTEAKSKVAETLDEYRGNYRYNLMDENVRRFNAEVPQIWQWDDHEVVNNWSPSKQLDERYQVKDINSLVGRARQAWLEYSPMRRQSADGGGRIYRKLSYGPLLDVFVLDMRSYRGPNDDNLGGEKPFLGREQLDWLKRELKGSPAQWKVIAADMPIGLGVPDGEVSPGVPRWEAIANNDPGAPQGREVEIAELLAFLRAQKVRNHVWLTADVHYCAAHHYHPDRAAFQDFEPFWEFVAGPLNAGSFGPNPLDKTFGPEVVFEKAPPAQNTSPFAGFQFFGEVQIDGQTAELTVILRDLDGVSVFEQKLQPA is encoded by the coding sequence ATGAGCCATTTCGATCTCGGCCGCCGCCGCGTGATGCAAGCGGTCGGCGCTGGTCTGTTGTTGCCGGGCCTGGCCCCGGCAGTGATCGCTTCAGTGAAGGACCGGCCGCAACTCACCGACGGTGTGCAGTCCGGTGATCTGCTTGGCGACCGCGCCATGATCTGGAGTCGCAGCGACCGCCCGGCACGCATGGTGGTGGAGTGGGACACACGCAGCGTATTCAGCAACCCGCGTAAGTTCGTCTCGCCCCTGGCCGACAACCGCACCGACTTCACCGCCCGCGTCGAGCTCACCGGGTTGCCCGCTGACCAGGCGATTTTCTACCGCGTGCATTTTGAAGACGCCCAGACCGGCGTCGCCAGTGAGCCCTGGTTCGGCCACCTGCGCAGCGTGCCGCAACAGCGTCGCGACATCCGTTTTGTGTGGAGCGGCGACACCGTGGGCCAAGGCTTCGGCATCAATCCAGACATAGGCGGCATGCGCATTTACGAAGCCATGCGCCTGCGGCTGCCGGACTTCTTCATCCACAGTGGCGACACCATCTACGCCGACGGCCCGGTGCCGGCGCAACTGACCACCGAGAACGGGCGCATCTGGCGCAACATCACCACCGAAGCCAAGAGCAAAGTCGCCGAAACCCTGGATGAATATCGCGGCAACTACCGCTACAACCTGATGGATGAAAACGTCCGCCGCTTCAACGCCGAGGTGCCGCAAATCTGGCAGTGGGACGATCATGAAGTGGTGAACAACTGGTCGCCGAGCAAACAATTGGATGAGCGTTATCAGGTCAAGGACATCAACAGCTTGGTTGGCCGTGCACGTCAGGCCTGGCTCGAATATTCACCGATGCGTCGGCAGAGCGCCGATGGCGGCGGGCGGATTTATCGCAAGCTCAGCTATGGCCCCTTACTGGATGTGTTCGTACTGGACATGCGCAGCTATCGCGGGCCGAACGATGACAATCTGGGCGGTGAAAAGCCCTTCCTCGGCCGTGAGCAACTTGACTGGCTCAAGCGTGAACTCAAGGGCTCGCCGGCGCAGTGGAAAGTCATTGCAGCGGATATGCCCATTGGTCTGGGTGTGCCTGATGGCGAAGTAAGCCCGGGCGTGCCGCGCTGGGAAGCGATTGCCAACAACGATCCAGGCGCTCCACAAGGTCGTGAGGTAGAAATTGCTGAACTGCTGGCCTTTTTGAGGGCGCAGAAGGTACGCAACCACGTGTGGCTGACGGCGGATGTGCATTACTGCGCCGCGCACCACTATCACCCGGATCGTGCGGCGTTCCAGGATTTCGAACCCTTCTGGGAGTTTGTTGCCGGGCCGTTGAACGCGGGGAGTTTCGGGCCCAATCCATTGGATAAAACCTTTGGGCCTGAGGTGGTGTTCGAAAAGGCACCGCCCGCGCAAAACACCTCACCGTTTGCCGGGTTTCAGTTTTTTGGCGAAGTGCAGATTGATGGGCAGACGGCGGAGTTGACGGTGATTCTGCGCGACCTGGACGGCGTCTCGGTATTTGAACAAAAACTGCAACCCGCCTGA